The Flavobacterium sp. K5-23 genome segment GTTGAGAAAATGTATTATGCTTTGCGTCCTAATTTCATAGGAAGAGATAGATTTATCGATACGTTTATGGATTTAGGGTTCAGGATAAAAAGGCATAAAAATTACAGGAGAACAACGTTTTCTGTGAAAGTTTATTTTCCGAATCTAATAAAGTCAATGTCTGTATATGCTCCGTCGACGATTTGGCAATCGGATATAACTTATATTTATGTTGGAGAAAGATTTTATTACGCAGTGTTTATAATAGATGTTTATACAAAGAAAATCGTTGGACATCAACTATCTAATCATATGAGAGCTACTGCTAATACCAAACACATGTATTATATGGCCCAAATTTTATCTAAAAATACATAGCTATATCCACAGATACTCATTACCTCTTTTTTGCTTGTAGCTTTTACGACATTAGTAATGAAATCTTCTACATCTTCCAATGAATTATAAAATTTATTAGAAAATTCTCGTTTGTATTTTGCCCACATTTTTTCAGCGGGATTAAGTTCTGGACTATATGGTGGTAGAAAAACCAAAACAATATTTTCAGGAATGATTAATTTTTTTGCCTTATGAAACCTTCCATTATCCAGCACCATTATTTTGAGTTCTTTCGGATTTTCCTTTGAGAAATTATCTAAAAAAACTTGAAAATTATCAGCGTTGCAATGTGGGAGTATTAATTGAAAATGGTCTCCAGTTATGGGCGAAAAAGCTCCAGAAAGCCAAGTTGATTTAAAAACTTGTTGGAAAGCACAAATCGGCTTAACACTAATAGCAGTAACTGATTTTCCGTTTCGAGTGAACAAACCAAAACGCGATTCATCTTGAAAATACAAGTTTACAGAGTCAAAATCACCCACCGTATTTAGTGCTATTTCTTGACAGATTCGTCCGAAGTCTTTTTAAAAGAGATTCCCTGATCTTCGTCTTTTTTGACATGACTTTTGCGGGCTAC includes the following:
- a CDS encoding IS630 family transposase: MGDFDSVNLYFQDESRFGLFTRNGKSVTAISVKPICAFQQVFKSTWLSGAFSPITGDHFQLILPHCNADNFQVFLDNFSKENPKELKIMVLDNGRFHKAKKLIIPENIVLVFLPPYSPELNPAEKMWAKYKREFSNKFYNSLEDVEDFITNVVKATSKKEVMSICGYSYVFLDKIWAI
- a CDS encoding DDE-type integrase/transposase/recombinase yields the protein MYYALRPNFIGRDRFIDTFMDLGFRIKRHKNYRRTTFSVKVYFPNLIKSMSVYAPSTIWQSDITYIYVGERFYYAVFIIDVYTKKIVGHQLSNHMRATANTKHMYYMAQILSKNT